Proteins found in one Dryobates pubescens isolate bDryPub1 chromosome 1, bDryPub1.pri, whole genome shotgun sequence genomic segment:
- the GUCY1B1 gene encoding guanylate cyclase soluble subunit beta-1: protein MYGFVNHALELLVIRNYGPAVWEDIKKEAQLDEEGQFLVRIIYDDSKTYDLVAAASKVLNLNAGEILQMFGKMFFVFCQESGYDTILRVLGSNVREFLQNLDALHDHLATIYPGMRAPSFRCTDAEKGKGLILHYYSEREGLQDIVIGIIKTVAQQIHGTEIDMKVIQQRNEECDHIQFLIEEKESKEEDYYEDLDRFEENGTQESRISPYTFCKAFPFHIIFDRDLVVTQCGNAIYRVLPQLQPGNCSLLSVFSLVRPHIDISFHGILSHINTVFVLRTKEGLLDVEKLECEDELTGTEISCLRLKGQMIYLPEADSILFLCSPSVMNLDDLTRRGLYLSDIPLHDATRDLVLLGEQFREEYKLTQELEILTDRLQHTLRALEDEKKKTDTLLYSVLPPSVANELRHKRPVPAKRYDNVTILFSGIVGFNAFCSKHASGEGAMKIVNLLNDLYTRFDILTDSRRNPFVYKVETVGDKYMTVSGLPEPCIHHARSICHLALDMMEIAGQVQVDGEPVQITIGIHTGEVVTGVIGQRMPRYCLFGNTVNLTSRTETTGEKGKINVSEYTYRCLMTPENSDPQFHLEYRGPVSMKGKKEPMQVWFLSRKNTETEETKQDAF from the exons gAAGGAGGCACAGCTGGATGAAGAAGGACAGTTTCTGGTTAGAATAATTTATGATGATTCCAAAACATATGATCTGGTTGCAGCTGCAAGCAAGGTTCTTA ATCTGAATGCTGGGGAAATTCTTCAGATGTTTGGGAAgatgttttttgtgttttgtcaaGAGTCCGGTTATGATACAATTCTACGTGTCTTGGGATCAAATGTCAGAGAATTTTTGCAG AATCTGGATGCTTTGCATGACCACCTTGCTACTATTTACCCGGGTATGCGAGCCCCTTCCTTTAGATGCACTGATgcggagaaggggaaaggactCATTCTACATTACTATTCAGAAAGAGAAGGGCTCCAGGATATTGTCATTGGAATCATCAAAACAGTAGCTCAACAGATCCACGGTACAGAAATAGATATGAAG GTTATTCAACAGAGAAATGAGGAATGTGACCACATTCAGTTTTTAATTGAAGAGAAAGAGTCTAAAGAAGAGGACTACTATGAAGACCTTGACAGATTTGAAGAAAATGGTACCCAGGAGTCTCGTATCAGTCCCTATACTTTCTGCAAGGCCTTTCCTTTCCACATAATATTTGACAGAGATCTGGTGGTCACACAGTGTGGCAATGCTATATACAGAGTCCTTCCACAG CTCCAGCCAGGAAACTGCAGTTTGTTGTCAGTTTTTTCTTTGGTCCGACCTCACATTGATATTAGCTTCCATGGGATCCTCTCACATATCAATACAGTCTTTGTACTGAGGACCAAG GAGGGGCTGTTGGATGTGGAAAAGCTGGAGTGTGAAGATGAACTGACTGGCACAGAAATCAGCTGCTTACGTCTGAAAGGGCAAATGATCTACCTGCCTGAGGCAGACAGCATTCTCTTTCTGTGTTCACCAAG TGTAATGAACTTGGATGATTTAACCAGAAGAGGTTTATATCTGAGTGATATTCCACTGCATGATGCTACCCGTGATCTGGTTCTTTTGGGAGAGCAGTTCAGAGAGGAATATAAACTGACTCAAGAGCTTGAGATCCTGACTGACAGATTGCAGCACACTCTGCGTGCACtggaagatgaaaagaaaaagactgaCAC ATTACTGTACTCTGTTCTACCACCATCAGTAGCAAACGAGCTGAGACATAAGCGTCCTGTTCCAGCTAAGCGGTATGACAATGTGACCATTCTTTTCAGTGGCATTGTTGGATTCAATGCCTTCTGTAGTAAACATGCCTCTGGAGAGGGAGCTATGAAGATTGTTAATCTCTTAAATGATCTTTACACAAGATTTGATATTCTGACTGATTCACGAAGGAATCCATTTGTTTATAAG GTGGAAACAGTTGGGGACAAGTACATGACAGTGAGTGGCCTCCCAGAGCCTTGCATTCATCATGCACGATCTATCTGCCACCTGGCATTGGATATGATGGAAATAGCGGGCCAAGTTCAAGTAGATGGTGAGCCTGTACAG atAACAATAGGAATCCATACTGGTGAGGTAGTCACAGGTGTTATAGGCCAAAGGATGCCACGTTACTGCCTCTTTGGAAATACTGTCAATCTAACAAGCAGAACAGAAACTactggagaaaagggaaagatcAATGTCTCTGAATATACCTACAG GTGTCTTATGACACCAGAAAATTCAGATCCCCAATTCCACCTGGAGTACAGGGGTCCGGTTTCTATGAAGGGCAAAAAAGAACCGATGCAGGTTTGGTTTTTGTCCAGAAAGAATACAGAGACAGAG GAAACAAAGCAAGATGCTTTCTGa